One region of Myxosarcina sp. GI1 genomic DNA includes:
- a CDS encoding NIL domain-containing protein: MKKRVTLTFPRTAIQIPITYRLAKDFNVAANIIRAQVAPDRMGKLVVELQGDIDRIDEAIEWMRMQSISVSSASGEIVIDEESCVDCGLCTGVCPTEALILEPQTFKLKFRRSHCIVCEQCVPTCPVGAISTNL; this comes from the coding sequence ATGAAAAAACGGGTAACTCTAACTTTTCCCCGAACTGCCATTCAAATACCAATTACCTATCGTCTGGCAAAAGATTTTAATGTCGCTGCTAATATTATTCGCGCTCAAGTTGCTCCCGATCGCATGGGCAAGCTGGTAGTAGAATTACAGGGTGATATCGATCGCATCGATGAGGCGATCGAATGGATGCGTATGCAAAGCATCAGCGTTTCTTCAGCTAGTGGCGAAATTGTTATCGATGAAGAAAGTTGTGTAGACTGTGGTTTGTGTACTGGTGTCTGTCCTACCGAAGCTTTGATTTTAGAGCCGCAAACTTTTAAACTCAAATTTCGGCGATCGCACTGTATTGTTTGCGAACAATGCGTTCCTACCTGTCCCG
- a CDS encoding thioredoxin family protein, whose protein sequence is MNEPTVDYESKNSSTVRNVLIAIVAVVLSVALFIGLQSETNSGSLEALVRRSIPLEDALSNGKPTLTEFYADWCTSCQAMAEDLSAIENSYEDRVNFVMLNVDNNKWLPEMLRYRVDGIPHFVFMDREGEAIAEAIGEQPRSILEADLEALIASNPIPYAYEKGAVSQLDKVATQKNSDPRNHGGK, encoded by the coding sequence ATGAACGAACCTACAGTAGATTATGAATCTAAAAACAGTAGCACTGTTAGAAACGTACTGATTGCGATCGTGGCAGTAGTACTAAGTGTAGCTCTGTTTATTGGGTTACAAAGCGAAACAAACTCTGGTTCTCTTGAAGCTCTAGTACGACGCTCTATACCTCTTGAGGATGCTTTGAGTAACGGTAAACCAACCCTAACAGAATTCTATGCTGACTGGTGTACTAGCTGTCAGGCAATGGCAGAAGATCTTTCAGCCATCGAAAACAGCTATGAAGATCGGGTTAATTTTGTCATGCTCAATGTCGATAATAATAAATGGCTTCCAGAAATGTTGCGCTATCGCGTTGATGGAATTCCACACTTCGTGTTTATGGATCGAGAGGGTGAAGCGATCGCCGAAGCAATTGGCGAACAGCCTCGTTCGATCCTAGAAGCAGATCTTGAAGCTTTAATTGCTAGTAACCCCATCCCTTATGCTTATGAGAAAGGAGCCGTTTCTCAGCTTGATAAGGTTGCAACACAGAAAAACAGCGATCCTCGCAATCACGGTGGAAAATAA